A portion of the Chryseobacterium tructae genome contains these proteins:
- a CDS encoding Sec-independent protein translocase subunit TatA/TatB, translating into MELSIGEMALIAIAIVVLFGPDKLPQIARDLGAGVRKMRGAVEDIKTEIMKETDNPVSEIKREIEKVKDAAKDFNPMKDIEKDVLTEPASETQEPPKPKPADDETYEGPVSR; encoded by the coding sequence ATGGAATTAAGCATTGGAGAAATGGCACTGATTGCAATAGCAATCGTTGTATTATTCGGACCGGATAAATTGCCTCAGATCGCGCGTGACTTAGGTGCGGGCGTTAGAAAAATGCGTGGCGCAGTAGAAGATATCAAAACTGAAATTATGAAGGAAACAGATAATCCTGTTTCTGAGATCAAACGTGAAATTGAAAAGGTAAAAGACGCTGCCAAAGATTTCAATCCAATGAAGGATATCGAAAAGGATGTTCTTACAGAACCTGCTTCAGAAACTCAGGAGCCTCCAAAACCAAAGCCTGCCGATGATGAAACCTACGAAGGGCCTGTAAGCCGATAA
- a CDS encoding phosphatase PAP2 family protein — translation MEEIIQEDKQVFLYLNNLGDPAFDQFWMLISSTWIWVPLYIIFLYFLYKNYKLKSLVFILIFLALGATVSDQLASVFKYGVARLRPCHDPSLEHYMRIVKCGGQFGFYSAHASNTFFLAAFLSILLKNKLKWFPYAIFVWAIVVSYSRIYLGVHFPIDILVGAFVGSLLGVIFGALARKVINKQNITS, via the coding sequence ATGGAGGAAATTATTCAGGAAGATAAGCAGGTATTTTTATACCTTAATAATTTGGGCGATCCTGCCTTTGACCAGTTTTGGATGTTGATATCCAGTACTTGGATCTGGGTGCCGCTTTATATTATATTCCTTTATTTTTTATACAAAAATTATAAACTAAAATCACTAGTTTTTATTCTTATATTTCTAGCACTTGGAGCAACGGTTTCCGATCAGCTTGCCAGTGTATTCAAATATGGAGTCGCAAGGTTGAGACCTTGTCATGATCCTAGTTTGGAACACTATATGAGAATTGTAAAATGTGGTGGACAGTTTGGATTTTATTCTGCTCATGCTTCTAATACATTCTTTTTAGCCGCCTTTTTAAGTATTTTGCTTAAAAATAAACTAAAATGGTTTCCTTATGCTATATTTGTATGGGCTATAGTGGTTTCCTACAGCCGAATATATTTAGGAGTGCATTTTCCAATTGATATTTTGGTGGGAGCGTTTGTTGGATCTTTATTGGGAGTGATATTTGGTGCACTCGCCAGAAAAGTGATCAACAAGCAAAATATAACCTCATGA
- a CDS encoding helix-turn-helix transcriptional regulator, which translates to MNITEGVILLLLIVSLFFSWNKYLLNNYSRSFDIPLINKYEDLRQKGDYKAIISISTQYLQQAKENNYKDGEALCYAVMSSINIRAGKYKEAMPLYLKARQALSTSENDLIKAFCFNEFSRLHLIVDLYAYALDYNSRAIYYSKKISDPKTKIFLLNKAYLSQGIILDVLNKNDSALVYLHKGLKIKYTPVGDTFIAQHHLFYTKNIDSIGLHIKHALKMLPPKSESIDASLTYSIAGAYYREIKDFKTSKEYHLKALKILEDKPDFLKSNSYVYVYADLTTLANRENNEKEKQYYFVKVNQAKENLEWDRPDIVSLLNANFTSEAKEKDKKNIILYIISAIVLLVLFSIFIYWRVRLLKGKKELLEDGIEDLKLRMEDKLFGEIIELAKKNDSAFLLRFADLYPDFVSKLQKINPDLENSEIAFCAMLKLNFSSKELAQILTIQHVSVQKKKSRIRKRLGISSDEDIYDFFNRLT; encoded by the coding sequence TTGAATATTACCGAAGGAGTGATATTGCTATTGCTTATTGTATCCCTTTTTTTCTCATGGAATAAGTATTTATTAAATAACTATTCCAGATCATTTGATATTCCTTTGATTAATAAATATGAAGATCTCCGTCAAAAAGGAGATTATAAGGCTATTATATCAATCAGTACACAGTATCTTCAGCAGGCAAAAGAAAATAACTATAAAGATGGAGAAGCTTTGTGTTATGCCGTAATGTCTTCTATTAATATCAGAGCAGGAAAATATAAAGAAGCTATGCCTCTGTATTTAAAAGCCAGACAAGCTCTTAGTACATCAGAAAATGACCTGATCAAAGCTTTTTGTTTTAATGAATTTTCACGATTGCATTTAATTGTTGATCTCTATGCATATGCCCTTGATTATAATAGTAGAGCAATTTATTATTCAAAGAAGATCTCTGATCCGAAAACAAAGATTTTTCTTTTAAATAAAGCTTATTTATCACAAGGAATCATATTAGATGTACTCAATAAAAATGACAGTGCATTAGTTTATTTACACAAGGGTTTAAAAATAAAGTATACTCCTGTTGGGGATACTTTTATTGCCCAGCATCATCTATTTTATACTAAGAATATTGATTCTATAGGACTGCATATTAAACATGCTTTGAAAATGTTACCTCCTAAAAGTGAATCCATAGACGCCTCTCTTACTTATTCTATTGCAGGGGCTTATTACAGGGAAATTAAAGACTTTAAGACCTCTAAAGAATATCATCTGAAAGCATTAAAGATCCTGGAAGATAAGCCAGACTTTCTCAAATCTAATAGCTATGTCTATGTTTATGCCGATTTGACTACCCTTGCAAACCGGGAGAATAATGAAAAAGAAAAACAATATTATTTTGTAAAAGTTAATCAGGCAAAAGAAAATCTGGAATGGGACAGGCCGGATATTGTAAGTTTATTAAATGCTAATTTTACATCAGAAGCTAAAGAAAAGGATAAAAAGAATATAATTCTTTACATTATATCTGCTATTGTCTTGTTAGTTCTTTTTAGTATTTTTATTTATTGGCGGGTGAGATTGCTAAAAGGGAAAAAAGAATTATTGGAAGACGGAATAGAAGACTTAAAGCTTCGGATGGAGGATAAGCTTTTTGGTGAGATTATAGAATTGGCTAAAAAAAATGATTCTGCATTCTTGCTTAGGTTTGCAGATTTATATCCAGATTTTGTTTCTAAATTGCAGAAAATCAATCCTGATCTGGAGAATTCGGAAATTGCTTTTTGTGCTATGCTTAAGCTAAATTTCTCATCAAAAGAGCTTGCTCAAATTTTGACGATACAGCATGTTTCGGTTCAAAAAAAGAAAAGCCGGATTAGAAAAAGGTTAGGCATTTCCAGTGATGAAGATATCTATGATTTTTTTAATAGACTCACTTAA
- a CDS encoding arylamine N-acetyltransferase family protein, with product MDNTKLEKYLARIHYSGDWEANMDVLKEIHQLHPQYIPFENIDPYTGKVPSLEIEHIFQKLVMESRGGYCYEQNLLLSEVLKYLGFKVELQLGRVLWRKDENSSAAKTHLLLIVELNNQKYIVDCGFGTATLTGPLLLNVEEPQQTPNEPFKISQKNGAYTLWTWREKWLPVYRFELEQVEALDLDICNWYLSTYPESNFKKNLVFSKVDPIARYTFSNNTLNIRKNAEGKESISIDDETQLFQMLKDVFGLKENAIELLKQKSIN from the coding sequence ATGGACAATACAAAATTAGAAAAGTATCTGGCAAGGATTCACTATTCTGGTGATTGGGAGGCTAACATGGACGTTTTAAAAGAAATTCATCAACTGCATCCTCAGTATATTCCTTTTGAAAATATAGACCCCTATACAGGAAAAGTTCCTTCATTAGAGATAGAACATATTTTTCAGAAATTGGTAATGGAATCCAGAGGTGGGTATTGTTATGAACAAAACCTACTTTTGAGTGAAGTGTTGAAATATCTAGGCTTTAAAGTTGAATTGCAGTTGGGTAGGGTATTATGGCGAAAAGATGAAAACAGCAGCGCTGCTAAAACACACTTATTGCTGATTGTTGAGTTGAATAATCAAAAATATATTGTAGACTGTGGCTTTGGAACTGCGACACTTACCGGTCCGTTACTTTTGAATGTAGAAGAGCCACAACAAACTCCTAATGAGCCGTTTAAAATTTCACAAAAAAATGGAGCTTACACACTCTGGACTTGGAGAGAAAAATGGTTGCCGGTATATCGTTTTGAACTGGAGCAGGTAGAAGCTCTTGATCTTGACATCTGCAATTGGTATCTGTCCACATATCCTGAATCTAATTTCAAGAAAAATCTGGTTTTTTCAAAAGTTGACCCCATTGCACGGTATACATTTAGTAACAATACCTTAAATATCAGAAAAAATGCGGAAGGAAAAGAATCTATTTCTATTGACGATGAAACCCAGCTTTTTCAAATGCTGAAAGATGTTTTTGGTTTGAAGGAAAATGCAATTGAACTTCTAAAGCAAAAAAGTATAAATTAA
- a CDS encoding tRNA (cytidine(34)-2'-O)-methyltransferase produces the protein MLNVVLVEPEIPNNTGNIGRLCVGTECKLHLVHPFGFVINDKNLKRSGLDYWVHLDVTEYANTEEWVKSIPDPSRVFLMSSHAEKSYLENDFQDGDWLVFGKESVGLSEEVLRQFEKHLTIPMSKLIRSFNIANSVAFVVGEAKRQIGLKK, from the coding sequence ATGTTAAATGTTGTTCTTGTAGAGCCCGAAATCCCTAATAATACAGGAAATATCGGACGCTTGTGTGTGGGAACAGAATGTAAACTACATTTAGTTCATCCTTTTGGATTTGTAATTAATGATAAAAACCTGAAAAGATCCGGATTAGATTATTGGGTGCATCTTGATGTTACTGAATATGCTAATACGGAGGAATGGGTAAAAAGTATTCCTGATCCATCCCGTGTTTTTTTAATGAGTTCACATGCAGAGAAATCATATCTGGAAAATGATTTTCAGGATGGTGACTGGCTTGTTTTTGGAAAAGAGAGCGTTGGATTGAGTGAAGAGGTTTTACGCCAATTCGAGAAACATTTAACCATCCCAATGTCAAAGCTGATCCGAAGTTTTAATATTGCCAACTCTGTTGCTTTCGTTGTAGGAGAAGCCAAAAGACAGATCGGTTTAAAAAAGTAA
- a CDS encoding tetratricopeptide repeat protein: protein MKKSLLLLVSISFSLNVFAQDKKMAEECFKKADYKCAEEQYSKLAEKEQIRKIQSEYYNNLGTAQRRLGKSNLAFKSYDMALKTNPMSVSVYENLASLYSQKGDKKKAIEYVEKGLKVNDKSPDLYLTRSKIYEMQDKKDLAKADLNHILTFEPDNLFAKTGLANLKKNNGELEDALKDYNKLIAEKPESLLYNGRADVYLRMKKNKEALTDVTKAISIDPKFAQSYVTKALILFNTAKPKEACENLDKAVGLGYEKAILAEYYAKCIKK, encoded by the coding sequence ATGAAAAAATCTTTATTACTTTTAGTTTCCATTAGCTTCTCTTTAAATGTCTTTGCCCAGGATAAAAAAATGGCTGAAGAATGTTTCAAAAAAGCAGATTATAAATGTGCTGAAGAACAATATTCTAAACTGGCAGAAAAAGAGCAGATCCGCAAAATTCAATCTGAGTATTATAACAATTTGGGAACGGCACAAAGAAGACTAGGGAAGTCCAATCTTGCTTTTAAATCATATGATATGGCCTTAAAGACCAATCCGATGTCTGTTTCTGTATATGAAAATCTTGCTTCATTATATAGCCAGAAAGGAGATAAGAAAAAAGCAATAGAGTATGTAGAAAAGGGGCTTAAAGTAAATGACAAAAGCCCTGATTTATATCTCACTCGTTCTAAAATTTACGAAATGCAGGATAAAAAAGATTTGGCTAAGGCAGATCTTAATCATATCCTGACTTTTGAACCGGATAACCTTTTTGCAAAAACGGGATTGGCTAATTTGAAAAAGAATAATGGTGAACTGGAAGATGCGCTGAAGGATTATAATAAACTCATTGCAGAAAAACCTGAATCTTTATTATATAACGGAAGAGCAGATGTTTATTTAAGAATGAAAAAGAATAAAGAAGCTCTTACAGATGTTACTAAAGCTATTTCCATTGATCCAAAATTTGCCCAATCCTATGTAACTAAAGCATTGATTTTGTTTAATACAGCTAAGCCTAAAGAAGCTTGCGAAAATCTTGATAAAGCAGTTGGCTTAGGCTACGAAAAAGCTATATTAGCAGAGTATTATGCTAAATGTATTAAAAAATAA
- a CDS encoding 23S rRNA (pseudouridine(1915)-N(3))-methyltransferase RlmH: protein MRISLLCIGKTDDKEITSLINYYLNRLPKHWNFEITEIPDVKNAKNLSPDLLKKEEAKLFLNHIDKNDLVVILDEKGKQFTSREFSQKIDTWMNSSVKKVHILIGGAYGFSEDMYSRANEKMSLSKMTFTHQMIRLFIVEQLYRADQILQGKPYHND from the coding sequence ATGCGAATCAGTTTACTTTGTATCGGCAAAACAGACGATAAGGAAATTACATCTCTGATCAATTATTATCTTAACCGTCTTCCCAAGCACTGGAATTTTGAAATTACCGAGATTCCAGATGTTAAAAATGCAAAAAATCTATCCCCTGATCTTCTTAAAAAAGAGGAAGCTAAGCTTTTTCTAAATCATATTGATAAAAACGATCTTGTTGTTATCCTTGACGAAAAAGGAAAACAGTTTACAAGCCGTGAATTCTCACAAAAAATAGATACATGGATGAATTCATCCGTAAAAAAGGTACACATCCTCATTGGGGGTGCTTATGGTTTCTCCGAAGATATGTATAGCAGAGCCAATGAAAAGATGTCATTATCAAAAATGACTTTTACCCATCAGATGATCCGTTTATTTATTGTGGAACAGCTTTACCGCGCAGATCAGATTCTGCAGGGAAAACCTTATCATAATGATTAA